A genomic segment from Sparus aurata chromosome 10, fSpaAur1.1, whole genome shotgun sequence encodes:
- the LOC115590062 gene encoding nucleolar protein 3-like — translation MSKVQILRSLVKQRLTAAAEEICALFERTIAEYEEELCRSTEQNQRHRNLLDSALTPQLRLHRADVQQLLFGQKKVSPEQQEWSSSLDQQDPEPPHIKDEQEELWTNQEEADITEFTFTLVPVKNEDDDEEKPQSLQLHQRQTEQMETEADGQDCGGPEPARSSVPDRHLQSETEDRTGDSPEPETEDSPEHEAEDSPEPKAEDSPESQAEDSP, via the exons atgtctaaagtccagattctgagatcgttggtgaagcagcgactgactgcggctgctgaggagatatgtgcgctgtttgaaaggacgatagcagagtacgaggaggaactgtgtcggtccacagagcagaaccagcgacACCGGAACCTACTGGACTCTGCTTTAACGCCTCAGCTTCGGTTACACAGAGCAG atgtccagcagctgttgtttggtcagaaaaaggtttctcccgagcagcaggagtggagctccagtctggaccagcaggacccagagcccccacacattaaagatgaacaggaggaactgtggactaatcaggaggaagctgatatcactgagttcacattcactcttgttcctgtgaagaatgaagatgatgatgaagagaaacctcagtccttgcagcttcatcaaagacaaactgaacagatggaaacagaagctgacggacaggactgtggtggaccagaaccagccaggagCTCAGTTCCAGATAGACATTTACAATCAGAGACTGAAGACAGGACAGgggactctcctgaacctgagacagaagactctcctgaacatgaggctgaagactctcctgaacctaaGGCTGAAGACTCACCTGAATCTCAGGCTGAAGACTCACCTTAA